In the genome of Calothrix sp. PCC 6303, the window TAACAGCTTTAGAAAATGTCATGTTACCGATGGTTTATGCAAGTATTCCTAATAATGAACGTAAAGAAAGAGCAACCGAAGCATTAATAAAAGTTGGTTTAGAAAAACGGATGCACAATAAACCCAGTCAACTATCAGGAGGGCAACAACAACGAGTTGCGATCGCACGTTCAATTGTGAACCGTCCCGTGGTACTCTTAGCCGATGAACCTACAGGTGCGTTAGATTCCCGTACAACCCAAGAAGTCTTGGATATTTTTACCGAACTCAATAGTAGTGGTATCACTGTAGTCATGGTGACGCATGAACCTGAAGTAGCACGTCAAACCAGACGTATTGTTTGGTTCCGAGACGGGGAAGTTATCCATTCAAACCTCACACCAGCAGATTTAAATCAAGTTGCCATGTCATAAATAAAGCTGACTTTTTCCGAAAATCTCCATTTGTCTCTGTATTTATACTTGGGCGAGTCATTTTGATAGTTCGTTTTTATCAACTATTTACTGGAGATTTTATGAGTTTAAGAACAAAAGCAACAGCAGGATTATTGGCTTTGGGAACGTTGATGACTGGAATCCTACCAGCAATCGCTCGTCCAGCGACTGTGACGACTACAAGCAATCTGCGAACGGATGCGTCTTTGAGGGCACCTGTAGAGCAAATTTTGCCACCCAGTAGTAATATCGAAGTTCTGAATATTCGGGTGGGAAACGATGGCAATTACTGGTATTATGTACAACCCAAGGTGAAAGGAATACTCAGTGGTTGGATACGTAGTGATTTAGTCAGCTTTAATCCCAGCAACAAGCGTTATGCTACCTTAGCGGGTAGTCGTGGCAGTAAAATTAATGTACGTGCGGCTGCCACCTTAAACAGTAAAGCTATACACTATGGACTTGTGGGTGATTTGGTAACTGTTGAAGATTCCTACAAAGCACCTGGACAGTTTCGCTGGTATCGTGTCAGATTTCCCAGTAATGCTAGTGGTTGGGTGCGAGGAGATTTGCTATCGATATGGCAACAAGGATGCATTATTACCTGTCCAGAGCATTAAAAAACAAGTAATAAGTAATGAGTCGTTAGGCAGAGGACTTAAATCCACAAAGAAGGTGGGATAATTATCTAATTTTCTACTGTGGAATAGGCATCCCTGCCTGTGTTTTTAAGATACCTCCAATAGTGGTTTGTCAATCTGTAGTTTGATGAAACTAATTCCAGTCACCAAACCAAAAGCCATTAAACCCAGAATATAACTAAAAAATTGATATTTACCTATTAATATATCACGCATTTGCCAGTGGACTAAAATCGCTAATCCTCCACCCAAAATATTGATAAATATCCATAAAAATGAATAATTTATGTGATTTTTTAATAGTAAAAATTGGCTAATTCCAACGACAATACCAGGAACAATCATAATTTTTTCACCATAATTATAATTTCCGATGGCGATTCCTAAAGCTCCTTCTATGGCAAATCCTAATGTAGTAAGTAATATCCAGTATTTAATTTTATAACCACATTGCCAAAATACCCATGACTGCATAATTCCAGTTACTAAGCCAGTAGTTAAACCAAAAACTACTCCCCCTAGAATAATCCCTGTAGAGACATTTCTAATTGCAGCACCAAGAAGGAAACTCACGCACCAACCAGCAATTAAACCAATGACACCACCCAGGGTTACACCTGTGATAGTTGCTAATATCCAGTTGATTAAAAACAGCAATTTAACTAACTTGGAATTTTGGCTTTTTGGCGGCTGAGATATTATTGTTTCAGCGTGAGGACTACTTATTTGTGATTTGGCAAAACTATCTAAACTATCAAGTACCACTTGGCAATTTTGCGGACGTTGAATGGGTGCATGTGCCATCATTGAATCTAGAAGGATTGGCAATTGTGATACTTTATTCATATTTGGGACAAAGCTTTGCCATTTTAATTTAGTTTCGTCTGATTGATACGCATCTGGATCTTTTGTGGCTTCTTTCCCAGTTAAGAGATAAGCAAAAGTCATTCCTAATGCGAATAAGTCGGATTGGGGAATAGGTGAGTTATTAAATTGTTCTGGAGGTATGTAGGGTGAGTATGCAATTCCATCTGAACTTTTAGTTCTATTTACAGCAATAATATCTACTAATGCTAAATTTCCATCATCTTTGAGTAAAATATTCTGTGGATTAATTCGTAAATGTAAAATACTTTGCTGATGTAATAGTTGGAGAATATTTACAGATTCCTTTAACCATTTTAAAACTAAATATTCATCAACTGGATGATAATCCTGTTTGTACATATATTCATCTAAGGTAATTCCTGAGATTTTATCTATAATCAAACAGTGAAGAGGGGAAGTACTATTTCTAGGTAAATAGGTAAAATAACTATCTGTCGTGATTTGGGTAATACCTGGATGATCTATTATTTGCAAAGCTGTAACTATTTTTTGTAATAGTTCAATTTCGCCTGAATCCGTGATTGAGAAAACCTGAAGAATTTTGTGAGGTTTGCTTTGAGAATCTGCTATTTCCTGCGCTTCGTAAGTCCGACTATAGCCATCTTGTGATATTTGATTCAATACTCGATATTTTCCAGCAATGAGCAATTCTGAACCACAATTCGAGCAAAAAGTATTATTATCAGAATTCTGTGGTTTGTGACATTTATTATTAATACAAAGGTTCATTTGAATTGGATAAAATGAATTGAATATAAAAAGAGAGATGTTAATTTCAAAATATTTCCATTATTTCAGATTTTGTTTACGTAATTTCCATATTTTAAGTTACGATTATTTTAATTTTTGCTGGTTGAGTATCTGATATGGCAAATGACATGAAACGCGACTTTGCTAACCGCGAAGAATTAATATCATACCTTCGTGAACAATTTCCCCAAGCTGCTGAACGAGATGATCATATCAGTGAAATAGTTGGGGGACGTAAAGCAGCGGAAAAAACTTTGCAAAAAGTTGACCCCTCAAAGTATGGTAAAACTCGTAATTTCTTTAGTGGTGCGGTGACACGACTTTCACCTTATCTGCGCTATGGGATTTTCAGTTTGCGGGAAGTTCGTGATTTTTCTTTAGCTAAAGTCAACAACCGTGATGATGTCACTAAGCTGATTAATGAATTTGGTTGGCGTGACTATTGGCAAAGGCTATATTTCAAGTTAGGCGATCGCATATGGGAAAATCAAGAGGATTTTAAAACTGGATACAGCATTGGTGAGTATGTAGCAGAATTACCTGAAGATATCAAAGAAGGTACTACAGGTATGGTTTGTATGGATAGCTTTAGTGGTGATTTACGTACAACTGGCTACCTACACAACCATGCACGCATGTGGATGGCTGCTTATATTGTCCATTGGCGGCGGATTCGCTGGCAAACGGGAGCAAAATGGTTTCTCGAACACCTTTTAGATGGTGATCCGGCAAGTAATAATATGTCATGGCAGTGGGTAGCCAGTACCTTTAGCCACAAACCGTATTTTTTTAATCGAGAAAATTTGGAAAAATACACGGAAGGTATTTATTGTCAAGTATGTCCTTTGCGGGGGAAATGCGTCTTGGAGGGAAGTTATGAAGAAATTCAAGCCAAGCTATTTCCTAAAGGAGAATTTAGTAAATCTGGTGGCAAATCACGCTAAGGCTTTTAACCCACAAATTTGATTTTTTTTAACTTGTGTCTACACCGTAGCTTGCGGGTGGGGGAAATTTTGTTCCCTCCCCGCAAGCCTACCTCTGGACTATACGCTTAGGCAATGACAATTCGGCATTTCTGTTTGTGGAGGTATCTTACTGGGCATCAGGACGCAATCTCTCTCTCCAGGAGGAACCTGAAGATTGTGAAGAACCAGAACTATTGGATTTGCCACTACCATTATTTGTGGAAGAACCAGAAGAACGACGGGAACGAGATTCGGAGGAGGAATTAGAGTCTACACGACGACGAGAACGAGATTCTGAGGAAGAACTATTAGAATTGGATTCTTCGCTACGGGAACGGCGACTTCTGCGTCTTGGTGTTTCTTGGGTTTCTTCGCTGTTGCGTCTGCGTCTTCTAGATGAACGTTGTTCTGTGTTGCTATCAGAACTCGTTTCCTGGCGGTTTCTTCTGCGTCTTGGTGTTTCCTCACCATTGCCGTTATCTTTATTGTCTCTATCGGGAATTGCCCTGTTGACAACTCGCCTTCCTCTAACGGGTTCGGCTTTGATGCTGGCTTTTCTCCCTTCTAGTTTAGGTCGTTCGGGGAATTTTTCCACAGGCATACCCTTGACAGCTTTTGCCATGAATTGATTCCAGGTGTATGCAGCAGATGCGCTACTGCCGTAGGTGGGATTATTGTTATCGTTTCCTAACCAAACCCCGGTGACGAGTTGGGGAATGTAGCCAATAAACCACAAATCACGAGCTTCATCAGTTGTACCAGTCTTTCCAGCCACAGCGCGATCGCTTAATTGCGCGGGACTCCCTGTACCGTTCTGAACGACGTTCCTTAGCATCCAAGTCATGATTTTGGCGCTATCTTCATCTAGGGCGCGTTCGGGGGTAAAGTTGGCTTTCCAAACTTCTTCCCCTTGACGATTGACGACACGGGTAATTCCATGAACTTCGTTATGGATGCCTTGGGTGGCAAAGCTACCGTAGGCGCTAGTTATTTCTAAAAGGTTGACTTCTGAAGAACCTAGTGCTAGGGAATAGGTTGGTTTTAATTCTGATTTTATCCCCATTTTTTTAGCTAGCTGAATAATTGGATCAAATCCAACTTTCAACAAAATTCTGACGGCAACAATATTAATGGATTTGGTGATTGCAGTTCGTAAATCCATACTCCCCCGATAGCCTTCATCGAAGTTTTTCGGTTCGTAACCATCAACTATCAGGGGGGAATCTAAAAATTCTTGGTAGGGACTCATCCCGGTGGCGATAGCTGTAGCATAGACAAATCCTTTGAAGGTGGAACCGGGTTGTCGTTTTGCTTGGGTGGCGCGGTTAAATTGGTTTTTACCAAAGTCTTTACCACCCACCATGACTTTAATTTCGCCGCTACGGGGATCTACGGCAACTAAAGCGGCTTGTTTAAAGTTTTCCCAGCGTCCTTGATTTCGTAAGGTTTTGGCAACGGCATTTTCTGCTAGTTCTTGCCAAGCTGGGTTGATGGTTGTTTCTACTGTTAATCCCCCAGCTTCAATTACTTCTTGGGACACGTAGTTGGGTAGTTCTTTTTGGATAAAACTAGTGAAATAGGGTGCCACAACTTGCATCCGCTTCGGTTGACTTGCTGTGACGGTGAGGGGTTCGCTGATGGCTTCTTGCTTTTGTTCTGGGGTAATTACTCCATCTTCTAACATCCGCTGTAGCACTAAGTTACGGCGTTGTTTGGCGGCTTCTGGGTTCCTGTCGGGGGCGTAAACGCTGGGGGCTGGGGCTAATCCGGCGATGGTTGCCATCTGTGCCAAGGTTAATTCTTTGGCGGGTTTGCTGAAGTATGTTTCGGCAGCATCGGCAACTCCGTAGGCACCAGAACCTAAGTACACTAAATTTAAGTACCGTTCGAGAATCTTATCTTTGCTGAGTTCTCGCTCCATTTTCTGAGCAAGTCTGACTTCCCGCACCTTCCTTAGAAGTGTCTTTTCTTGCTTCAAAAATAGAATCCGCGCCAACTGCTGGGTAATGGTACTACCCCCCTCGACGAGGTTTTGCGATCGCAAGTTGTTGACAACTGCCCTAACGATTCCCTGTCCATCCACTCCATCATGCTTCAAAAATCTCCGATCCTCGGAAGCAATAAAGGCTTGTTTCAGCTTTTCGGGAATTTCATCGACACTCAGTTGCTCTCTGGTGGCTGGACCAGATTGCTGTAAAATTGTCCCATCTGCGGCTTTGATTGTCAGGGTTTGTTCCCGTGCGACACTATTTAATTGGCTGGAACTGGGTAAAGTTTTATCGATAGAGCTAATTGTGGATGTGACACCAACAAATCCACCAGTTAAAATTGCACCTGCCCAAAACCAATAGCGACGATACAAAGGTTTGGGACTACCAGGAAGTTTACTCAGGATTGCTGAAGGTACCTTCCCCACTCGATTGAGTAATTGTTTGGCTTTCCCTTGGGGAGGTTTTTCATCTTCTAATTCATCGGGTGATGCCTCACCTTCGGGAGTTTCTGCTGATGTTTTAGCATCCGTCAATTTTGTTGATTTATCCTTGAACCAGGAGGTAAATTTTATCACTTAAACCCCTCGCGCTCCTGCTGTTGTGAATTAACGTTTGTCAAAAGGCTTTGTAATCGCCACAATGGGACTATGACAGTGATATATCTCATAAATAATTAGACAAATTTACTGTTAAATCCTGGTTTTGACAAGAATTTTACAAATCTTTTGAGTAAATATAAATACATGAAGCTGTTAGTTAAGTCAGGATATTGATGGAGCGGGGATCGTAAATTCATTCTGGTCTTCATAAAGTTTTGTTATCTTAACTAACCTCCAAAATTCCTGGATTAACTTTTGAGTCATCTAGGTAAAATAATTGTTTGTTATAGACATAAAATATTCTAAATGGACAAAGAAATCAATAAGAGCGCCATCGCATTGGGAAGCAATTTAGGTAATTCACTGGAGATTTTGGAAAGTGCGATCGCTTCTTTAGTCGAAATACCGGGAATTAGGTTGAATCGAAAATCCAGTTGGTATCGTACCAAAGCTATTGGTCCCCCGCAACCTGACTATATAAATGGCTGTGTCATTTTGGAGGTAGAGATGACACCGGAGTTGTTGTTAGCAACTTTATTAAAAATAGAAACCGATTTTGGCAGAGTTAGACAAGAACGCTGGGGGGCAAGAACCCTAGATTTGGATATCCTATTGTATGCAGATAGAATTATAGATTTACCAACGCTACAGATACCCCATCCGCGCATGTGCGATCGCGCTTTTGTTTTGGTACCATTAAATGAAATTGCACCAGACTGGATTGTACCAGTTTCCGGATTTGCAATTAAAGACGTGATTAAAGCAGTAGATTGTTCTGATGTATCCCTTTTAATGGGAAACTAAATAATACCAACAACAATGCAGAGTAGCCATCGAAGAAACATGTTTTTGGTGCTAACCTGTTTGTTTTACGACTCAAATAACCCAAATATGCCATTAGGTAGAGAATTACCACAGTTATTAAAGCAACGCCTATTCTATAAGGGGCGTAAGTTCGATTTTGAAGTTAATCGTTTGCGTTTACCCAACCGTGTGGAAGGTGATTGGGAATGTATTCGTCACCCCGGTGGTGCTTTGGTTATACCCGTAACTAATGAGGGTAAATTAGTACTTGTACGCCAGTATCGCTTTGCAGTCGGTGGGAGAGTTTTGGAGTTCCCGGCTGGTACTATTGAACCAATGGAGGAACCTTTGGAAACTGTGAAGCGGGAAATTCAGGAGGAAACTGGGTTTAGTGCCAATAAATGGCAAAAGTTAGGGGAGTTTATTCTGGCACCTGGTTATTCTGATGAGATTATCTATGCTTTTCTCGCACAGGATTTGACGAAGTTGGAAATGCCTCCGCAACAAGATGATGATGAGGATATTGAGGTGCTTTGTTGGACTCCCCAGGAGTTGGAAAAGGCTATTTTGGAGGGACAACCTGTGGATGCTAAGTCTATTTCGAGTTTTTTCTTGGCACGTCCATTTTTAGGGTTGTAGGATTTTTAGGGTGTGGGGTTTTTGCCTGCACCCTTTAAATAAAATATTTTTTAACGCAGAGTTCGCAGAGGGAAGCGCAGAGAAACGCAGAGAAAGACGGAGGAATACAGAGAAAGACAGAGGGTGATTATGGATTGCTGGTTTTCGATTTTATTCCCATTCTTGAATTCCACTATTGCTGCTGCGAAATATTGAGTTGAGTTGTTCTTTTCTAGTCTCGAAGTTGGCGGCAATTGAGATTAAGGCTATCCCTAGGAGTAAACCAACTACCCATTTTAAGAAGGGGTAACGTAAACTGAATATTATTAGTTGATAAATGCTGGTGCCAAGGAAGGTTACGGTGCCAATGTACAAAAATGCCCGCACTCTCAATGCTAATCCGGCAAAGATACCGATTAAACTAAATATTCCTGGTATCCATGCTGAGTCTTGATGCAGGATTAGGGCATATCCACAGATTAAACTAGTTCCTAGTATTCTTAAAAGATGACGGTTTTCTTTCATCTGCGGTTGCTGAAGTGAGGGATCTATTTGAGCTATATATAATATTGATAAGCTGACGGTTGTGATGTACCATAAGCCATCTGTTAAGTTGAAGTCTCTGAAGCTGTTCCACAATGCCCAGTTAATTAGGGCAATGCTAATATAGGTGAAACGTATTTGCTGGTTTGCTTTGGCTATGAATAGATAAAAACCTGCAACTAATATTAAGGTGATGGAGTTAACTTCTAACCAGGTAGTATATAAAATCAACAAGGGAATGACGTATGCAGCGTTTCTCCAAGGTGTTTTTGACCATCCAAATCTCTGCCATGGTAAAATGTAGAGAATAAAGGCTCCAATACAAGCAATCGCTGCATTCCAAGGTAGTAACTGTTGAGTAAATATTCTACCAATTGCTATATCTTTGAGTAGGTAACTTACTACTCCTGCTTCCATTAATCCTAGGTAAACCCAAGTTTCGTCTGCAATATTTTTTTCTGAATGTCGTGCTTGAAATATGGCATAACGTGCTAAAAATAAACCTGTTCCTAATCCCACAAACCGATTAATTCCAATTGGTGCGAAGATTCCTGATACAAGTAAGAAACTACTCAATATCCAGTGACAATGTGCGATAATTTCAACTTCTGCGGTGGAAAGACGCAGGTAGGAAGTTAACCAGGGAGATAGCAAACGGTAAGCATACATGATAAATGCACCCAATGCTGACATGGCAATGAGTCCATCTCCATAAGCACCCCCACTGCTTTGTAACATGTGGTAGATTAAAGTTTCGTAGGCAGAAACAGAAATACCGACGATTCCGAGGAAAAGTATGGGTTTTAGTTCCCTACCTCTGCGTCCAACGGTAATCATTATTAATGCTACACCTAAGCTGAGTACTCCTGTGTAGTTGGTGAAGATATCCAGCCGCAAGATGACGCTGAAGATGCCGTAAATTAGCGGTAAAACATGGAAACTTTTGGGAAGTCTCTGTAAGCGGTGTTTGCGAAGCCAAAATTCCCCAACTACTTGTGTGGCTATGGCGAGAATGATATTAGCGATCGCTATTTTAACTCCAGACCTGCCACTAAAGGCTAAGGCTTCGGCAACTAATAATTCTAAGCTTAACCCTATGGCATAAAATCCCCGATTGGTGGGATATTTCCAGGTGCGAAACACAATTGCTGCGAGGGTGATAACTATGGCGAGTAAATATAAAGTCTCGGCTTTGGCAATACCTTGGTAAACTAAGACTGAGTGAATTGTCAATAAAAATAGCTCACCGATGCAGAGTGCAACTGCCCATTTGTTTAAAGCCTCAATATATATAGAGTTTTCTTCTCTATCGCTTTCCCTAGATACCAAAAATTGCCGAGTTAACCACAAACCCAAAACCATCATCGCCCCAATTACATGCCAAGCTGAAATTGAGAGGTTAAGAAACTCCCAGCAGCAAGCAGCAATGAAAGTCAAAATAAAACCAACGGTGATGACGGCAAATTCCAACTCATCCACATAGTTAGTATTTACCAACATCAAAGCAGCAGCAGTACCCAACCCAATTAAACGCACTTTATCTAAGGGAAAGGTGAGAAATTGCAAAACTCCCAAGGAAATAAAACTGCTAACGTAATTCAGTCTTCTTTTATTTGCTTCACCACGACTGGCAATCACTGTTAAAGTAATGGGTGTCACCAACCAAGCTAAATTCCAATTATCTTGGATGGGATAAGTAGATATATAACTAGATATATTACTTGGTGCGAGGGAAGCACCTTGTGTTTGATATCCCCACAACAAATAAAAACTGATAGTAGCTAATCCAAAACCAATATACCAAGCACTTTGTCGCCAAAATCCTTCCCCCACAGAGTACAACCATTCCCCCACCATCAAAGTTAAGAGGATGATTCCCCAATATTCCACCTGTAAAGTGGGAAAAACCCAGTTGATAAAAGAAAGTAGTGTGATAACTGCGGTGGTATGAAGAAAGAAAATAAACGACTGTGAAACCTGAAAATTCCGACCTTTATAGACAGTCGCCAACGTAAAACATGATAAAAATAGATTAAGCGATCGCGTTGCCGGATTAACTATACTAATTGTGGCAAGAAGTATCCCAAATCCTAAGTTAGTTTTTTCGCTAAATTTTGCTAATTTGCTTTCCCCTTGGTGGTGTAGTGTTTCTCCCAGCAAAACCATCACCAGTAAGAAGGGAAATAAACCCAAACTTAAAAACACCCAATTTTGATTTTGGGAATAAGTCACTTGATTTAAAAATTGTAGGATTTGTCCCTGAATTGGTAATGGTACTAATCGCCAAATTAACCAATTAGCTTGTAATCCAACAACAAAAATACCCAAATAATCAATAACTAAACTATATAACTGTAAGCGACGCAAACCAAACCACAATCCCAAACCACTCACAGCTAAAGCTTGCGCTGGTTGCGTTGTGATAGTCACCAACCAACCTAATAATAATAAAAACCCACCAATTAATTCCCAAGGAGGAGAAAAATCTGAGTTCACACCCTCCTCTGTTAACTTCTCCTGCTTCATTGCCAACCAAGCAATCAACCAACCACAAATTCCAATCGCTAACCCTAACTTACTAACATCAACACCAACAACAAATATTCCCCGCGACAATAATAAGACTAATGCGTAGATAATTATTGATATCGGTAAATTAATTCCTAATCTGGGATTTTGACGACGACTACCGAGAACACTTTGGGAAACACTCAAAAAACTCGTCCCCACCATCGCCACATATATACTAATTAAAGGGAAACTTCCTAAACTCCAACCCCAATGAAGAAATGATAATCCCAGAATATTTGCAAGACGCAAATTTTTTTTTTCTGAATTAGCTGCAAATACCAGACTTCCAGAAATCAAAATAGTGACACCCGTCAAAATCACCGCAGCAAAAGCAATCACCACCCAATTTAAAGGATTTTGCCACAACCTAAACCCATCCATTGCCCAAAAATTTACAGGTACCAACAACAGAGTTACAGTTAGTAAAGCTTGCGTTGTTAACTCCAAATTTTGTTGTTTAACAGTCCAAAAACTAATTCCCCAAAAACTCAAAGTATAACCAAACAAAATCCCATACTGTCCCGCAACCGGGAATCTTTCCCATTGAGTTGCAGCAAGTACCCCTGAAGATACCACCACCAAAAACATTCCCAGAAATAGCAACCAACGCACACTCAATTCAGCCACCAAAGATTGCAGCATTCCCGCAACCACCGGAACTTTTTTGGAAACTGGAGGTATTTCTTCTACCTCTGGTACTTCTGCCGAGAAAAACGGGATTGTGAGTTCCCCAAAAGGATCAGATTCAACTTCTTCCTGAATTGGCAGCTTACAAGTCAGACTTCCCTCACATATTTTCCTAACTTGAGAATCTGATATCAAACCCAGAGATAAAAGTTTATCCAACCCTGTCAGTAATTCTGGATGTATTGCAGGTAATAGTACACTAATTTTACGTTGCTGCTCGAAATCCGATGACATAATCGCAACCTGAAAACAAGATAATCAAATCATGCTCGCCATTACAGTATCTGAAAGTGCCAGATGTGACACTTCTTAGAGATGTTTTGTAACACCTAATTCAGCAACACGGATTTTGAGGCATAATCAAAATACTAGCCAAAAACTTATCATGATTTCCCAAACCTTAGAGCAACCTATCCCACTTCCAGAACAGCGATTTTTGTTACCTGGCTATTATTCATGGTCAGAATTTGAGACAATTGATGCTGTTGTTGGTGATTGCCGTAGTCTACGGATTACTTACTTGGATGGGTGCATCGAACTTATGACAGTTGGTGAAAAGCATGAAATGCTCAAAAAGGTACTGGCAATTCTGCTAGAAACCTATTTATTTGCAACAGGCATAAATTTTACACCTATAGGGAGTGGTACCCGTCGTTCAAAGGAAAAAGACGTTTCATTTGAACCAGATGAATCCTATTATATTGGCGAAAAGAAAGAGCATCCTGATTTAGCCATTGAAGTTAATATTACCAGCGGCAGCATCGATAAACTCCAGAAGTATCAGCGTTTGCAGATTACTGAAGTTTGGTTTTGGGAAGATTGCACCTTAGCTTTGTATCGACTCCGTGATGAAGGCTATGTCAAAGTCGATTCTAGTGAATTGTTGCCAGATTTGAATATAAGTCTCTTGATAGATTGTATTTTAAAACCATCAGTCATTGAAGCCAGACAAGAGTTTCTTAAAGGTATTTAACAACGAGATTGCCAGATTTCTGATCTCAATTAATTTTAACCGTCATCAACACCATCCCCATTAGCCAATATTCCCTACAATAACTGTGAACAAGAGGTAAAAGGTGTTTCAAACACTTTTAGTTATCGTCATCGGTTTTTTACCATCCTTATTCTCACTGTGGATGATTCGCAAAGCACAGAGGAAAACACGTATGCGTATTCGTCAAGCTGCTAATAACTTTTCCCGAATGCGAAGACTTGGATACTTGCAAGCATCAACAAACGATACTGCCGATTCACCGGATAGATTTTACCTTGATGGTGTTGGCTACATGATTGGTGATATTAGTTGTCAGTATAATGCTCGTTCTGGTTATATTCGCTGTGCAATTAATCCTAGTGGTCCCTGTGACAGTTGTCACTTCTATGAAGAACGTAATATTACTTATAGCTAAAGGCACAGTTAGTTATGTATAACTAAACTTTAGGTGTTTGTATGACAATCTATTGGAAGTAAGAGTTTTACTAAAGTGATGAAGAATAATTTTAAAAGCACTCCAAGGTGAACTATACAAACTGCCCAAAGCAGAAACAATCAAAAATCTCAGTTATTGTGTTCTTATATGTTTTGAAGTTGAGTAGACCTAATTAGATCATTGTCTAAATTAATTTCATTTTTCTATAATCTGAAAAACTCCAATCAATAGATAATATTATATGTTTGCTACTATTAAAACTGTAGTCTAAACATAATCATAGGAATAGTTGATTTCATGAAATACTACAAATGGTTTTGGAGTGTTGGATTAGGAGGCAAGTTTGATGATTGGGGAACTAGTACTTATTTTTTAGAAATAGGCACCAATACCTATACAAATAGACAAATTGAAGTTTATGAAAATGGAAATGTTCTATTTTATGATCGCAATCATAGTTGGGATGAATATGGAAGATTAAGTGATAAACCCAATCACGAAAATATGGATGAATTTGAAATTACTCAGGATGAGTTTGAAACAGTTTGGCATACGATGGTGCCAATTAATTTTCAGAGAGATATTTGAATATATGAACTCTTAATGAGTGATGAATAGA includes:
- a CDS encoding NUDIX hydrolase: MPLGRELPQLLKQRLFYKGRKFDFEVNRLRLPNRVEGDWECIRHPGGALVIPVTNEGKLVLVRQYRFAVGGRVLEFPAGTIEPMEEPLETVKREIQEETGFSANKWQKLGEFILAPGYSDEIIYAFLAQDLTKLEMPPQQDDDEDIEVLCWTPQELEKAILEGQPVDAKSISSFFLARPFLGL
- a CDS encoding Uma2 family endonuclease, encoding MISQTLEQPIPLPEQRFLLPGYYSWSEFETIDAVVGDCRSLRITYLDGCIELMTVGEKHEMLKKVLAILLETYLFATGINFTPIGSGTRRSKEKDVSFEPDESYYIGEKKEHPDLAIEVNITSGSIDKLQKYQRLQITEVWFWEDCTLALYRLRDEGYVKVDSSELLPDLNISLLIDCILKPSVIEARQEFLKGI
- a CDS encoding DUF6464 family protein is translated as MFQTLLVIVIGFLPSLFSLWMIRKAQRKTRMRIRQAANNFSRMRRLGYLQASTNDTADSPDRFYLDGVGYMIGDISCQYNARSGYIRCAINPSGPCDSCHFYEERNITYS